The nucleotide sequence CGGCAAGGCAGAAGTCCGCGAAGAGGTGGCTGGCGGACTCGCCCGGCAGATACTGGGCAAGCGGAAAGAAACGTAATGGTTTATTTGTGGGTTGATGCCAACGTTATCTTGCGCTTTCTCACCGGCGACCCACCGGAAATGGCCGCTAAAGCTCTGGAGCTAATGAGCCGTGCTGAAAAAGGAGAAATCGGCCTGCGGGTATCTCATCTGGTAGTAGCCGAAATCGTCTGGGTGCTTTCTTCTTTTTACAGGTATGCCAAAAGCCAGATCGCCGAAACCCTGATCTCCTTTCTCGGCGCCGACGGAATTTACGCCGAAAACCCCGCTTTGCTTATCCAGGCCCTGCAAGATATGGCGGAAAAAAACGTCGACTTCGCAGATGCCTACCTTGCCGCGCTTGCCCGGACACACGAGGAAAGCATCTGCTCCTTTGACAATGATTTTGAAAAGTTGAACGTCAAATGGGTTGCCCCGCCAGCAGACCAGTAACCCGCTAAAAACTCCAGAAGTCTCTTTCTCTTCTTCGTCCATTCCTCGACCCAATCTAACCGCACGTTAAAACTCTTGTGCTCTGATGCACATCGGGTCTTCAGCATAAAAGTCGCCTTTAAATAAAAAGGCCAGGGCGCGACAACCGCCGCAAGAAATTTTGTATTCACACATACTACAAGAGCCCTTTAGTTTTGCGGGATCAAAATCCCTGAAAGTTTTTAAAACGGGGGAATGATGCCAGATGTCGCTAAGCTTTTGATGTCTTATGTTACCTGTATAAAATGGGAGCAAATTACAGGGAGTTACAGTGCCGTCAGGCATAATCTGAAGCCAATCCCCGCGAATAGCACCGCAAGAAACAGATCTTTTAACTCCCTTTCCATGTTTAACTTCGCTACGTCCCTCTACTATTCCATATGGACCTCCATCTATTACCAACACATCCCTGAACTTTTCCTGAATGGCACGAAATATCTCAGCAAACTTTCCCTTATCTTCCGTGTTCAACTTGAGCTCTCTTAGATATCCCAAGCCCCGCCCGTAAGGAGTAAACTCAACTAAACAAAATCTATCCACGCCCAACTTAGCAAGCAACGCAGCTAACTCCGTAACATCAGCTAAAGATTTTTTAGTCACAGTCATCCTGACCTGAACAAATAGTCCGGCACTCTTTAACATCTTTATGGCTTTAAGGCATTTCTCAAAAGTACCAGTGCCTCTAATCCACTCATGGTTGAAACGCAAGCCTTCAAGAGGTATCTGGATACTTCTGATAGTCATTTCCTTTATCGAATTTACCTTATATTCATCAAGCAAGGTGCCATTTGTTACTAGTTCAAGAACAAAATCCATTTTATGGGCACATCGGAGAATATCGAGTAAATCCGGTCGCATAAAAGGTTCGCCGCCCGAAAACTCTAGTTCAACGACCTCCAACTCGTAAAGCTGTGACAAGACGTTTCGTATCTCCTCGAACGACAGCTCGTTGTCCTTTCCTATTCCCCCATTCATATAGCAATGTTTGCATCTTAAGTTGCAAGCACTTGTGATGATAAAGGAAACCTTTCTTAACTCAAACATCTTAGATCATCACCTTCTTTTTCAATTATCCCTCTTTTCTCCAACTCTACAAGCACCTCATTGACATCTTGGTTTGCAACGCCTCGATCAATCTCGTAATAATCTGCATACGCCTTAATTACTGCTTCTTTTTCGTGCAATTCCTTTAGCATTGCCCAGATTAACTTCCCACTTTCGTTCAGTTCAACGAGT is from Bacillota bacterium and encodes:
- a CDS encoding type II toxin-antitoxin system VapC family toxin produces the protein MVYLWVDANVILRFLTGDPPEMAAKALELMSRAEKGEIGLRVSHLVVAEIVWVLSSFYRYAKSQIAETLISFLGADGIYAENPALLIQALQDMAEKNVDFADAYLAALARTHEESICSFDNDFEKLNVKWVAPPADQ
- a CDS encoding PqqD family protein — protein: MCLLVELNESGKLIWAMLKELHEKEAVIKAYADYYEIDRGVANQDVNEVLVELEKRGIIEKEGDDLRCLS
- a CDS encoding radical SAM protein; translation: MFELRKVSFIITSACNLRCKHCYMNGGIGKDNELSFEEIRNVLSQLYELEVVELEFSGGEPFMRPDLLDILRCAHKMDFVLELVTNGTLLDEYKVNSIKEMTIRSIQIPLEGLRFNHEWIRGTGTFEKCLKAIKMLKSAGLFVQVRMTVTKKSLADVTELAALLAKLGVDRFCLVEFTPYGRGLGYLRELKLNTEDKGKFAEIFRAIQEKFRDVLVIDGGPYGIVEGRSEVKHGKGVKRSVSCGAIRGDWLQIMPDGTVTPCNLLPFYTGNIRHQKLSDIWHHSPVLKTFRDFDPAKLKGSCSMCEYKISCGGCRALAFLFKGDFYAEDPMCIRAQEF